The following are encoded together in the Vibrio splendidus genome:
- a CDS encoding LysR substrate-binding domain-containing protein: MANHQSLLRNLHTFNVAAEKMSFTLAAKKLHLTQGAVSHRIKVLEGELGFNLFVRGTRKLELTEEGQRFQRTLSKSLSSIFGEIEDITNTDLYGQINIGTSPAFANSWLLPRLADFKQRYPKFNLNIFSQEEQDFHQNHLDVAIYYGAEDLKDMHRQRLFGEKYIPVCTPSYAAEHNIFDDGVESLHRINFIHALGSDVWQRWIKHNGLDVNLFEQFYCVSHRDMGVKSALSNLGVAMGRYHFVKQYIETGELITPYPSMDTDKGYDLICPLGTEKRPKVRTFIKWLEGQLC; the protein is encoded by the coding sequence ATGGCTAACCATCAATCTTTACTTAGAAATCTTCATACTTTTAATGTTGCGGCAGAGAAAATGAGCTTTACGCTAGCGGCGAAAAAGTTGCATCTGACTCAGGGGGCGGTAAGCCATCGAATCAAAGTGTTAGAAGGTGAACTCGGATTTAACTTGTTTGTGCGAGGGACTCGTAAACTTGAACTGACTGAAGAAGGTCAGCGCTTTCAACGAACGTTATCTAAGTCATTAAGCTCTATTTTTGGTGAGATCGAAGATATTACCAACACAGATCTGTATGGACAGATCAATATCGGAACCAGTCCTGCCTTTGCCAATAGTTGGCTACTACCAAGATTGGCTGATTTTAAACAGCGATACCCTAAGTTTAACCTCAACATTTTCTCGCAAGAAGAGCAGGATTTTCATCAAAATCATCTCGATGTCGCTATTTACTATGGTGCTGAAGATCTCAAAGATATGCATCGACAGCGCTTGTTTGGTGAAAAGTATATTCCGGTATGTACGCCGAGTTATGCGGCTGAACACAACATCTTTGATGATGGTGTAGAGTCGTTACATCGGATTAATTTCATTCATGCATTAGGGTCAGACGTGTGGCAGCGTTGGATTAAGCATAACGGCTTGGATGTGAACTTGTTTGAGCAGTTTTATTGCGTGAGCCATCGGGATATGGGCGTAAAAAGTGCCCTGAGCAATCTCGGTGTCGCGATGGGGCGCTATCATTTTGTTAAGCAGTACATTGAGACTGGTGAGCTCATAACGCCTTATCCGAGCATGGATACAGACAAAGGGTATGATTTGATCTGTCCGTTGGGCACGGAAAAGCGGCCTAAGGTTAGAACCTTTATTAAGTGGTTAGAGGGCCAATTATGCTAG